From Hymenobacter sedentarius, a single genomic window includes:
- the serS gene encoding serine--tRNA ligase → MLQISVLRDQTELVLAGLAKKHYATGPADVAAILDLDQRRRSLQTTHDASQAEANELARQIGGLMKSGDKAGAETLKARTAELKQHTQAAATELAQVEKEQQQLLYKLPNLPHASVPQGRSAADNEVVREHGSKPNLGPDAQPHWELIKKYDIIDFELGNKITGAGFPVYKNQGARLQRALINFFLDEARNAGYTEMQPPILVNEASGYGTGQLPDKEGQMYHDAKDDLYLIPTAEVPLTNIYRDEIIPVDKLPVRMAGHTPCFRREAGSWGADVRGLNRLHQFDKVEIVQITEPDQSYDALEAMLAHVEGLLKQLNLPYRVLRLCGGDMGFTSALTYDLEVWSAAQGRWLEVSSVSNFETYQANRLKCRYRADGGKTQLLHTLNGSALALPRIVAALLENNQTSTGIDLPLVLHSYCGFERIEL, encoded by the coding sequence ATGCTGCAGATTTCCGTTCTCCGCGACCAGACCGAGCTTGTGCTGGCTGGCCTTGCCAAAAAACATTACGCCACCGGCCCCGCCGACGTCGCCGCCATCCTCGACCTGGACCAGCGCCGCCGCTCGCTCCAAACCACCCACGACGCTTCTCAGGCCGAAGCCAACGAGCTGGCCCGCCAAATCGGGGGCCTGATGAAATCGGGCGACAAAGCCGGCGCCGAAACCCTCAAGGCTCGCACCGCCGAGCTCAAGCAGCACACCCAGGCCGCCGCTACCGAGCTGGCGCAAGTAGAAAAAGAGCAGCAGCAGCTCCTTTATAAGCTCCCCAACCTGCCCCACGCCAGCGTGCCCCAAGGCCGCTCGGCCGCCGATAACGAGGTAGTGCGCGAGCACGGCAGTAAGCCCAACCTCGGCCCCGACGCCCAGCCGCACTGGGAGCTGATTAAAAAGTATGACATCATTGATTTTGAGCTGGGCAACAAAATCACCGGCGCCGGCTTCCCGGTCTACAAAAACCAAGGCGCCCGGCTCCAGCGGGCCCTCATCAACTTCTTTCTGGACGAGGCCCGCAATGCCGGCTACACCGAAATGCAGCCGCCGATTCTGGTGAACGAGGCCAGCGGCTACGGCACCGGCCAGCTCCCCGACAAGGAAGGCCAGATGTACCACGACGCTAAGGACGACCTCTACCTCATTCCCACGGCCGAGGTACCGCTGACCAATATTTACCGCGACGAAATCATTCCCGTCGACAAGCTGCCCGTGCGTATGGCCGGCCACACGCCCTGCTTCCGCCGCGAGGCCGGCTCGTGGGGCGCCGACGTGCGCGGCCTCAACCGCCTGCACCAGTTCGACAAGGTAGAAATCGTGCAAATCACGGAGCCCGACCAGAGCTACGACGCCCTGGAAGCCATGCTCGCCCACGTCGAAGGCCTGCTAAAGCAGCTCAACCTCCCCTACCGCGTGCTGCGCCTCTGCGGCGGCGACATGGGCTTCACCTCGGCCCTCACCTACGACCTCGAAGTGTGGAGCGCCGCCCAGGGCCGCTGGCTGGAAGTAAGCTCGGTGTCGAACTTCGAAACCTACCAGGCCAACCGCCTCAAGTGCCGCTACCGCGCCGACGGCGGCAAAACCCAGCTGCTGCACACGCTCAACGGCTCGGCCCTGGCCCTGCCCCGCATCGTAGCTGCCCTGCTGGAAAACAACCAGACCAGCACCGGTATCGACTTGCCGCTGGTGCTGCACAGCTACTGCGGTTTCGAGCGAATTGAGCTGTAA
- a CDS encoding DsbA family protein, with protein MATAAPANLPELLYIQDPLCGWCYGMSPVINRVQAEFAGRLDVSVLCGGMATGEQVAPIAETWEFLQNALADVEKATGVQFGAGLRALGEEGSYVYDSEPPSRAIVAFRQITQDPARAVAFAHAVQVALFRDGQDLNDPSTYNDLLAPFGVDAVEFHRRFAAPETARAIQQEFAAVARIGVQGFPTSVVRIGEQGYVLARGYQSYEQVRQGLEQLLSEAALNEE; from the coding sequence ATGGCCACTGCTGCTCCCGCCAACCTCCCCGAACTGCTCTACATTCAGGACCCGCTCTGCGGCTGGTGCTACGGCATGAGCCCGGTTATTAACCGCGTGCAGGCCGAGTTTGCCGGGCGTCTCGATGTGTCGGTGCTCTGCGGAGGCATGGCCACCGGCGAGCAAGTTGCGCCCATTGCCGAGACCTGGGAGTTTCTCCAAAACGCCCTGGCCGATGTAGAAAAGGCCACCGGCGTGCAGTTTGGGGCCGGCCTCCGGGCCCTGGGTGAAGAAGGGAGCTACGTGTACGACTCCGAGCCGCCGAGCCGGGCCATCGTAGCCTTCCGCCAGATTACCCAGGACCCGGCCCGCGCAGTGGCTTTTGCCCATGCTGTGCAGGTGGCGCTGTTCCGCGACGGCCAGGACCTGAACGACCCCAGCACCTACAACGACCTGCTGGCGCCGTTTGGAGTAGATGCGGTGGAGTTTCATCGCCGCTTTGCCGCCCCCGAAACGGCCCGCGCTATCCAACAGGAATTTGCAGCCGTGGCCCGCATCGGTGTGCAGGGTTTTCCAACCAGTGTGGTGCGCATCGGAGAGCAAGGCTATGTGCTAGCCCGCGGCTACCAGTCCTATGAGCAGGTGCGGCAGGGGCTCGAGCAGCTTCTCAGTGAGGCTGCGCTTAATGAAGAATGA
- the rho gene encoding transcription termination factor Rho, translating into MHTINELKDRLLSDLKEIAEQMNVGNFKRLSKQDLIYKILDQQALTPGAAEQDAPAPALAAVAEAPVAEAAPTRANGNKPNGRRPAPSTAEQPFSDVAPPAAKAPARQPREPRREAAVSQAAPAATVEILDPIEGLALVPAQDATGASLANEPVLAAPATETSADAAPSADQQINGAEQHNGAEQSETNNAGRPERPRRERVDRAGRPITEQRAAEMAAEKAAAEAAAAAQAATAPSENGADGRDNGRESRREFGGNGFADRRENRADRFERDNREVRDGRDGRDQQRPRNDQPRENREPREPREPRNDQPRDNREPRELRNDQPREPRNDQPRENREGQPREPRTDQPRNDRDNRNLTREERYAQRDLQRQQRALNPDGTPRTDQPQREPREPQQQREPQRPARQDLDLVVPGGGTFELMPDGGYGFLRSPYYNYLSSPDDIYVSPQQVKQFAMKPGDTVICTIRPPREGEKYFALVGVDSMNGRTVEEVRDRVPFSHLTPLFADQRMKLSTKSSQISTRVLDLFAPIGKGQRGLIVAQPKTGKTVLLQEVANAISENHPEVYLMILLIDERPEEVTDMARTVKAEVLSSTFDETADRHVKIAEMALDKARRLVECGHDVVILLDSITRLARAYNTVQPSSSRILSGGIDAGALQKPKRFFGAARNVEGGGSLTIIATALIETGSKMDEVIFEEFKGTGNMELQLDRKLANKRVFPAIDIPASGTRREDLLMSKDELSRVWVLRKFMSDMTATEAMEFLKDRIKGTKDNEEFLISMNG; encoded by the coding sequence ATGCACACCATTAACGAGTTGAAGGACCGGCTGCTGTCCGACCTCAAAGAGATTGCCGAGCAAATGAATGTGGGCAACTTCAAGCGGCTCAGCAAACAGGATTTGATTTATAAAATCCTCGACCAGCAGGCCCTGACCCCCGGCGCCGCCGAGCAAGACGCCCCCGCGCCGGCCCTCGCCGCAGTGGCTGAAGCGCCCGTGGCCGAAGCCGCCCCGACCCGCGCCAATGGCAACAAGCCCAACGGGCGTCGCCCGGCCCCGAGCACGGCCGAGCAGCCTTTCTCGGACGTAGCGCCCCCGGCAGCCAAAGCCCCGGCACGCCAGCCGCGCGAGCCGCGCCGCGAAGCTGCTGTGTCCCAGGCTGCCCCCGCCGCTACCGTGGAAATATTAGACCCCATCGAAGGCTTGGCCTTGGTGCCGGCCCAAGATGCTACCGGCGCCTCCCTGGCCAATGAGCCCGTGCTCGCCGCACCCGCCACCGAAACCAGTGCCGACGCAGCCCCCAGCGCCGACCAACAGATTAATGGCGCCGAGCAACATAACGGTGCTGAGCAGTCGGAAACTAACAATGCCGGCCGCCCCGAGCGCCCGCGCCGGGAGCGGGTAGACCGCGCTGGTCGCCCCATCACGGAGCAGCGCGCCGCCGAAATGGCTGCTGAAAAAGCGGCTGCCGAAGCTGCCGCCGCTGCCCAAGCCGCTACTGCTCCCTCCGAAAACGGTGCTGATGGCCGCGATAATGGCCGCGAAAGCCGCCGCGAATTCGGTGGCAACGGCTTTGCCGACCGCCGCGAGAACCGCGCCGACCGGTTCGAGCGCGACAACCGCGAAGTGCGGGACGGGCGCGACGGCCGTGACCAGCAGCGCCCCCGCAACGACCAGCCGCGTGAAAACCGCGAGCCCCGTGAACCGCGGGAGCCCCGGAACGACCAGCCCCGCGACAACCGGGAGCCACGCGAACTGCGCAATGACCAGCCCCGGGAGCCGCGCAACGACCAACCCCGCGAGAACCGCGAAGGCCAGCCGCGCGAGCCGCGTACCGACCAGCCCCGCAACGACCGCGACAACCGCAACCTGACCCGCGAGGAGCGCTACGCCCAGCGCGACCTGCAGCGCCAGCAGCGCGCCCTCAACCCCGACGGCACGCCCCGCACCGACCAGCCCCAGCGCGAACCGCGCGAACCGCAGCAGCAGCGCGAGCCCCAGCGCCCCGCCCGCCAAGACCTGGATTTGGTGGTGCCCGGCGGCGGCACGTTTGAGCTGATGCCCGACGGCGGCTACGGCTTCCTGCGCTCGCCCTACTACAACTACCTGTCCTCGCCCGACGACATCTACGTGTCGCCGCAGCAGGTGAAGCAGTTTGCCATGAAGCCCGGCGACACGGTGATTTGCACCATCCGCCCCCCGCGCGAAGGCGAGAAATACTTTGCCCTGGTGGGCGTAGACAGCATGAACGGCCGCACCGTGGAAGAAGTCCGCGACCGGGTGCCGTTCAGCCACCTCACCCCGCTCTTCGCCGACCAGCGCATGAAGCTGAGCACGAAGTCCAGCCAAATCAGCACCCGCGTGCTCGACTTGTTTGCGCCCATCGGCAAGGGCCAGCGCGGCCTGATTGTGGCCCAGCCCAAGACCGGTAAAACCGTGCTGTTGCAGGAAGTGGCCAACGCCATTTCGGAAAACCACCCCGAGGTGTACCTGATGATTCTGCTCATCGACGAACGTCCCGAGGAAGTAACCGACATGGCCCGCACCGTGAAGGCCGAGGTGCTTAGCTCAACCTTCGACGAAACGGCTGACCGCCACGTGAAAATCGCCGAAATGGCCCTCGACAAGGCCCGGCGCCTTGTGGAGTGCGGCCACGACGTGGTGATTCTGCTCGACTCCATCACCCGCTTGGCGCGGGCTTACAACACGGTGCAGCCCAGCTCGTCGCGCATCCTATCGGGTGGTATCGACGCCGGCGCCCTGCAAAAGCCCAAGCGCTTCTTCGGTGCGGCCCGCAATGTGGAAGGCGGCGGCTCGCTCACCATCATCGCCACGGCCCTCATCGAAACCGGCTCCAAGATGGACGAGGTTATCTTCGAGGAATTCAAAGGCACCGGCAACATGGAACTGCAGCTGGACCGCAAGCTGGCCAACAAGCGCGTGTTCCCGGCCATCGACATCCCGGCTTCCGGCACCCGCCGCGAAGACCTGCTCATGAGCAAGGACGAATTGAGCCGCGTGTGGGTGCTCCGCAAGTTCATGTCGGACATGACCGCCACCGAGGCCATGGAATTCCTGAAGGACCGCATCAAAGGCACCAAGGACAACGAGGAATTCCTCATTTCCATGAACGGCTAA
- a CDS encoding UbiA family prenyltransferase, translating to MRIESYRRALPLLRIPFSIYLMPVFWFGLSALRGPWSGWKAAGVFVVLHLLAYPASNGYNSYYDKDEGSIGGLKAPPKVTPELLHLVWLFDALAVAGAALLSLPFAALVVLYLLISKAYSYDGIRLKKYPLLSTLVVVLFQGAFTFLMTQVGAGASWAQLSDETNLLLALVSTLFLCGSYPLTQVYQHDEDARRGDCTLSLRLGIRGTFVFAAVGLLAGAATLGLAYWLRQEIRPLLIFLVATGPVVWLFGRWAWQVWHDERAANFEHTMRMNQVSSLCLSAAFVAMLLWR from the coding sequence TTGAGAATAGAAAGCTACCGTCGGGCACTGCCGCTGCTCCGCATCCCGTTTTCCATTTACCTCATGCCCGTGTTCTGGTTTGGGCTGAGCGCCCTGCGCGGGCCCTGGAGCGGGTGGAAAGCCGCCGGGGTGTTTGTGGTGCTGCACCTGCTGGCTTACCCGGCCTCCAACGGCTACAACTCCTACTACGACAAGGACGAGGGCAGCATTGGCGGGCTCAAGGCGCCCCCGAAAGTGACGCCCGAGCTGCTGCACCTCGTGTGGCTGTTCGATGCGCTGGCCGTGGCCGGAGCCGCGCTGCTTTCGCTGCCTTTTGCGGCGCTGGTGGTGCTGTATCTACTGATATCCAAAGCCTATAGCTACGACGGCATCCGGCTCAAGAAGTACCCGCTGCTGAGCACGCTGGTAGTGGTGCTGTTCCAAGGGGCCTTCACTTTTTTGATGACGCAGGTGGGCGCCGGCGCATCCTGGGCCCAGCTCAGCGACGAAACCAACCTGCTGCTGGCACTGGTGAGCACGCTGTTTTTGTGCGGCTCCTACCCGCTCACGCAGGTGTACCAGCACGACGAAGACGCCCGGCGCGGCGACTGCACCCTGAGCTTGCGGCTGGGCATTCGGGGCACGTTCGTGTTTGCGGCGGTGGGGCTGCTGGCGGGGGCTGCTACCCTGGGCCTGGCCTACTGGCTGCGCCAGGAAATACGGCCGCTTCTGATATTTCTGGTGGCCACCGGACCGGTCGTGTGGCTGTTCGGCCGCTGGGCCTGGCAAGTATGGCACGACGAGCGAGCGGCCAACTTTGAGCACACCATGCGCATGAACCAAGTGTCGTCGTTGTGCCTGAGTGCCGCTTTTGTGGCCATGTTGCTCTGGCGCTGA
- a CDS encoding winged helix-turn-helix domain-containing protein, with product MKHLIHTLNKAFDHRVRLGVMAVLMANESVSFNDLKEVLDLTDGNLASHVAALEKAEYVHVNKQFIGKKPNTTYTATAAGKAAFQQHLSTLEKLLRP from the coding sequence GTGAAGCACCTCATCCATACGCTCAACAAGGCCTTCGACCACCGCGTGCGGCTGGGCGTAATGGCCGTCCTGATGGCCAACGAATCGGTGAGTTTCAACGACCTCAAAGAGGTGCTCGACCTCACCGACGGCAACCTGGCCAGCCACGTAGCCGCCCTCGAAAAGGCCGAATACGTCCACGTGAACAAGCAATTCATCGGCAAGAAACCGAACACCACCTACACGGCCACCGCCGCGGGCAAGGCCGCTTTTCAGCAGCACCTAAGCACGCTGGAGAAGCTGCTGCGCCCCTGA
- a CDS encoding DUF2695 domain-containing protein, with translation MFYRSARYQFKSRKAMPSQEDKQRRKALQNQLNEEAKASKLASLPMPKEKLAVYFDYLDQELTEHGCDDTLHLTKQFAEAEGLAFEPIKLWLSDYGGYCDCEALANVEEQFEHL, from the coding sequence GTGTTCTATCGCAGCGCGCGCTATCAATTTAAAAGTCGAAAGGCTATGCCATCCCAAGAAGACAAGCAACGCCGGAAGGCCTTGCAAAATCAGCTAAATGAAGAAGCCAAAGCTAGCAAGCTAGCGTCTCTTCCCATGCCAAAGGAGAAACTGGCGGTTTACTTCGATTATTTAGACCAGGAATTGACTGAGCATGGATGCGACGACACTTTGCACTTAACAAAGCAATTTGCCGAGGCTGAAGGGCTGGCATTTGAACCCATCAAGCTTTGGTTGTCGGACTATGGTGGATACTGCGACTGTGAGGCACTAGCCAACGTCGAAGAGCAATTCGAACACCTTTAG